From a single Georhizobium profundi genomic region:
- the nusA gene encoding transcription termination factor NusA has product MAVSANRLELLQIADAVAREKLIDREIVIDAMADAIQKAARSRYGQETDILADINPKTGEIKLQRRLLVVDKVEDYSTQIALELARDRDENIQLGDFVTDPLPPMDFGRIAAQSAKQVIVQKVREAERDKQYDEYKDRVGEIVNGTVKRVEYGNVIVDLGRGEGIIRRDETIPRENFRYGDRVRAYVYDVRREQRGPQIFLSRTHPQFMVKLFTMEVPEIYDGVIEIRSVARDPGSRAKIAVISNDSSIDPVGACVGMRGSRVQAVVGELQGEKIDIIPWSHDPASFIVNALQPAEVAKVVLDEDAERIEVVVPDEQLSLAIGRRGQNVRLASQLTGWDIDILTEEEESQRRQKEFVERSNLFMEALNVDEMVGQVLASEGFSQVEEVAYVDLDEIASIDGFDEETAQELQTRAREHLDRLEAELEAKRVELGVSDDLKQVEGLTTQMLVALGENDIKSLDDFAGCAADDLVGWSERKNGETKRFDGILKDFEVSRADADAMIIQARLAAGWITEDDIAVEEGAEEAVEEGAEQA; this is encoded by the coding sequence ATGGCAGTCAGTGCAAACAGGCTCGAACTCTTGCAGATCGCCGACGCGGTCGCCCGCGAGAAGCTGATCGATCGCGAGATCGTCATCGACGCGATGGCCGACGCCATCCAGAAGGCTGCCCGCTCGCGCTACGGCCAGGAGACCGATATCCTCGCCGACATCAACCCGAAGACGGGCGAGATCAAGCTTCAGCGCCGTCTGCTCGTCGTCGACAAGGTCGAGGACTATTCCACCCAGATCGCCCTTGAACTTGCGCGTGACCGCGACGAGAACATCCAGCTCGGCGATTTCGTGACCGATCCGCTGCCGCCCATGGATTTCGGCCGCATCGCCGCCCAGTCGGCAAAGCAGGTCATCGTCCAGAAGGTCCGCGAAGCCGAGCGCGACAAGCAGTATGACGAATACAAGGACCGCGTCGGCGAGATCGTCAACGGCACCGTCAAGCGCGTCGAATACGGCAACGTCATCGTCGATCTCGGCCGTGGCGAAGGCATCATCCGCCGTGACGAGACGATCCCGCGGGAAAACTTCCGCTATGGCGACCGCGTCCGCGCCTATGTCTACGACGTGCGCCGCGAGCAGCGCGGCCCGCAGATCTTCCTGTCGCGCACGCACCCGCAGTTCATGGTCAAGCTCTTCACCATGGAAGTGCCGGAAATCTACGACGGCGTCATCGAGATCCGCTCGGTTGCGCGTGATCCCGGTTCGCGTGCCAAGATCGCCGTCATCTCCAACGATAGCTCCATCGATCCAGTCGGCGCCTGCGTCGGCATGCGCGGCAGCCGCGTCCAGGCGGTCGTCGGCGAGCTTCAGGGCGAGAAGATCGACATCATCCCTTGGAGCCACGACCCGGCGTCCTTCATCGTCAACGCCCTCCAGCCGGCCGAAGTCGCCAAGGTCGTTCTCGACGAGGATGCCGAGCGCATCGAAGTGGTCGTGCCGGACGAGCAGCTTTCGCTCGCCATCGGCCGCCGCGGCCAGAATGTGCGCCTCGCCTCGCAGCTCACCGGCTGGGACATCGACATCCTGACGGAGGAAGAGGAAAGCCAGCGCCGCCAGAAGGAATTCGTCGAGCGCTCGAACCTCTTCATGGAAGCCCTCAATGTCGACGAGATGGTCGGCCAGGTGCTGGCATCGGAAGGCTTCAGCCAGGTCGAGGAAGTCGCCTATGTCGATCTCGACGAAATCGCGTCCATCGACGGTTTCGACGAAGAGACCGCGCAGGAACTGCAGACCCGCGCCCGCGAGCACCTCGATCGCCTGGAAGCCGAACTCGAAGCCAAGCGTGTCGAGCTCGGTGTTTCTGACGATCTGAAGCAGGTCGAAGGCCTGACGACGCAAATGCTGGTCGCGCTCGGCGAGAACGACATCAAGTCGCTCGACGACTTCGCCGGCTGTGCGGCCGACGACCTCGTCGGCTGGTCGGAGCGCAAGAACGGCGAGACCAAGCGGTTCGACGGCATCCTGAAGGATTTCGAAGTGTCCCGCGCTGACGCCGACGCGATGATCATCCAGGCGCGTCTGGCTGCCGGCTGGATCACCGAGGACGACATCGCGGTCGAAGAAGGTGCGGAAGAAGCCGTCGAAGAGGGTGCCGAGCAGGCCTGA
- the rimP gene encoding ribosome maturation factor RimP, whose translation MTETQTLFDPNEDRLITETGTDARIAAIVEPVVRSLDMRLVRVRLSGQNGLTLQIMAERLDGTMTVEDCEALSRAVSPALDVDDPIDKAYHLEVSSPGIDRPMVRRADFANWQGHVVKVETSVLVDNRKRFRGKIASVSEDGFLMERDQASYGDEPTVQIPFVALADAKLILTDELIREALQADKAAKAARAANQNNPPESDEDDGADDN comes from the coding sequence ATGACTGAAACGCAAACACTATTCGATCCGAACGAAGACCGCCTGATCACCGAAACGGGCACCGATGCGCGCATCGCCGCGATCGTGGAGCCCGTGGTGCGTTCTCTCGACATGCGCCTGGTGCGCGTGCGGCTGTCGGGCCAGAACGGGCTGACGCTGCAGATCATGGCCGAGCGGCTCGATGGCACGATGACGGTCGAAGACTGCGAGGCGCTGTCGCGCGCCGTGTCGCCCGCGCTCGATGTCGATGATCCGATCGACAAGGCCTATCACCTGGAAGTGTCCTCGCCCGGCATCGACCGCCCGATGGTCCGCCGCGCCGATTTCGCCAACTGGCAGGGCCATGTCGTCAAGGTCGAAACCTCGGTGCTCGTCGACAATCGCAAGCGCTTCCGTGGTAAGATAGCATCGGTGAGCGAAGATGGCTTCCTCATGGAGCGCGACCAGGCGAGCTATGGCGACGAGCCGACGGTTCAAATCCCGTTCGTCGCGCTGGCCGATGCCAAGCTGATCCTGACCGACGAACTCATTCGCGAGGCGCTGCAGGCCGACAAGGCCGCCAAGGCGGCGCGAGCAGCCAACCAGAACAATCCGCCCGAGTCCGACGAGGACGACGGCGCAGACGACAACTAA
- a CDS encoding ABC transporter ATP-binding protein encodes MTEPTKKRRLDPDTVMGMLKRILSENGRDYVRDYVFAAICLAIVAATTAFTAWIMEIVINEAFANQRADVVWLICGSIFAAFLLRGLASYGQAVLLAKVGNNLVARYQKRLFDQLMALSVGFYSDNRSAQIAAQISQNVIGIRDVLNLTITSLARDLLTLVALIGVMLSKDWLLTLIVFTVAPPLLLALRYISKRLRSATRDAVELNSSVQAAMQETVQGITIVKSFTMEDVLRVRMNRLIDAAEGRANRIIRLTERTSPLTETLAGLAISGVLAYAAFRSIYGDVLPGAFFAFVTALLLAYEPAKRLARLQVSLERAVVNARMIYEILDIQPQQADRPGAKPLMMGKGEVVLEGVNFSYQQGDPILRDVSFTAHAGRTTALVGPSGAGKSTVISLVPRFYDPEAGRILIDGQDIADVTKQSLRAAIAYVSQQPYLFEGSIRDNIRYGRPDATDTEIEEAARRANAHDFILTQPRGYDTPVGENGITLSGGQRQRLSIARALVRNAPILLLDEATSALDTESEALVQRALETAMQGRTVIVIAHRLSTIARADKIVVMQAGRVAEEGRHDDLVTKTDGIYARFHNMQMLGIDGFDESDALPQPVSSKGQMS; translated from the coding sequence ATGACAGAACCGACCAAAAAGCGACGGCTCGATCCCGACACCGTCATGGGGATGCTGAAGCGCATCCTTTCGGAGAACGGGCGCGACTACGTTCGTGACTACGTGTTCGCGGCCATCTGCCTGGCGATCGTGGCGGCGACGACGGCGTTTACGGCCTGGATCATGGAAATCGTGATCAACGAGGCCTTCGCCAATCAGCGCGCCGACGTCGTCTGGCTCATCTGCGGCTCGATCTTCGCAGCCTTCCTGCTGCGCGGCCTCGCCTCCTACGGGCAGGCCGTGCTACTGGCCAAGGTCGGCAACAATCTGGTCGCACGCTACCAGAAGCGGCTCTTCGACCAGCTGATGGCGCTCAGCGTCGGGTTTTACAGCGACAACCGCTCCGCACAGATCGCCGCGCAGATCAGCCAGAACGTCATCGGCATCCGCGATGTCCTGAACCTGACGATCACGTCGCTTGCGCGGGACCTCCTGACGCTCGTCGCGCTGATCGGGGTCATGCTGTCGAAAGACTGGCTCTTGACGCTGATCGTCTTCACCGTCGCGCCGCCGCTTCTCCTGGCATTGCGCTATATTTCGAAGCGGCTGAGGAGCGCCACGCGCGATGCGGTGGAGCTGAACAGCAGCGTTCAGGCCGCCATGCAGGAAACTGTCCAGGGCATCACCATCGTGAAATCCTTCACCATGGAAGACGTGCTCAGGGTGCGGATGAACCGGCTGATCGATGCGGCCGAAGGGCGGGCGAACCGCATCATCCGGCTGACGGAGCGGACCTCGCCGCTGACCGAAACGCTTGCCGGCCTCGCGATTTCGGGCGTGCTCGCCTATGCGGCGTTCCGGTCGATCTATGGCGACGTGCTTCCGGGCGCGTTCTTCGCCTTCGTAACGGCGCTGCTTCTCGCCTACGAGCCCGCCAAGCGCCTGGCGCGGCTGCAGGTAAGCCTCGAGCGGGCCGTCGTGAATGCCCGCATGATCTACGAAATCCTCGACATCCAGCCGCAGCAGGCCGATCGTCCCGGCGCCAAGCCGCTCATGATGGGCAAGGGCGAGGTGGTGCTCGAAGGGGTCAACTTTTCCTATCAGCAGGGCGATCCGATCCTGCGCGACGTTTCGTTCACGGCGCATGCCGGGAGAACGACAGCGCTCGTCGGGCCTTCCGGCGCCGGGAAGTCCACGGTCATCAGCCTCGTGCCGCGCTTTTACGATCCAGAAGCAGGCCGCATCCTGATCGACGGGCAGGATATCGCCGACGTCACCAAGCAGTCGCTGCGCGCCGCGATCGCCTATGTCTCGCAGCAGCCTTACCTGTTCGAGGGCTCGATCCGCGACAATATCCGCTATGGCCGGCCGGATGCGACGGATACCGAGATCGAGGAAGCGGCGCGCCGGGCGAATGCTCATGATTTCATCCTGACCCAACCGCGCGGCTACGACACGCCGGTCGGCGAAAACGGCATCACGCTTTCGGGCGGCCAGCGCCAGCGGCTGTCGATTGCCCGCGCGCTGGTGCGCAACGCGCCGATCCTGCTTCTGGACGAGGCGACGTCCGCGCTGGACACGGAATCGGAAGCGCTGGTGCAGCGGGCGCTGGAGACAGCGATGCAAGGCCGTACCGTCATCGTCATTGCGCATCGCCTTTCTACCATCGCACGCGCCGACAAGATCGTCGTCATGCAGGCGGGACGCGTGGCCGAGGAAGGCCGCCACGACGATCTGGTCACTAAGACCGACGGGATCTATGCACGCTTCCACAACATGCAGATGCTGGGCATCGACGGCTTCGACGAGAGCGACGCCCTGCCCCAGCCGGTCAGCAGCAAAGGGCAGATGTCATGA
- the dapB gene encoding 4-hydroxy-tetrahydrodipicolinate reductase yields MSDMKDLKLVVAGAGGRMGRALIQSIDAIPGVVLVGAFDRPGAASIGADAGQLAGLSANGVIVTDDPGAALGGADGVLDFTAPEATVALARRASTAGLVHIIGTTGCSDEDEAAIRDAAAGARIVKSGNMSLGVNLLAVLVEDAARALEAADWDIEVLEMHHRHKVDAPSGTALLLGQAAAHGRAIDLAEKSVRVRDGHTGARPEGTIGFATLRGGSVVGEHTVLIAGEGETIELTHKATDRAIFARGAVKAALWASRQQPGLYSMIDVLGLKSHN; encoded by the coding sequence ATGAGCGATATGAAGGACCTGAAGCTCGTCGTAGCCGGTGCAGGCGGACGCATGGGTCGCGCACTGATCCAGAGCATCGATGCCATTCCGGGCGTTGTGCTCGTCGGCGCATTCGACCGGCCGGGCGCCGCCTCGATCGGCGCTGACGCCGGCCAACTGGCAGGCCTTAGCGCCAATGGCGTGATCGTCACCGACGATCCGGGAGCAGCGCTTGGCGGGGCCGATGGCGTTCTGGATTTCACGGCCCCGGAAGCGACAGTTGCGCTGGCGCGCCGCGCTTCGACCGCGGGGCTCGTCCACATCATCGGAACGACGGGATGTTCCGACGAGGACGAGGCGGCCATTCGCGACGCGGCGGCCGGTGCGCGGATCGTCAAGTCCGGCAATATGAGCCTTGGCGTGAACCTGCTCGCCGTGCTGGTGGAAGACGCGGCCCGCGCGCTCGAAGCGGCCGACTGGGACATCGAGGTGCTGGAAATGCACCACCGGCACAAGGTCGATGCGCCATCAGGCACCGCATTGCTGCTCGGCCAGGCGGCCGCCCACGGACGGGCGATCGACCTTGCTGAAAAGAGCGTGCGGGTGCGCGACGGGCACACGGGCGCGCGGCCCGAAGGCACGATCGGCTTTGCGACGCTGCGCGGCGGTTCGGTCGTCGGCGAGCACACGGTGCTGATCGCCGGTGAAGGAGAGACGATCGAGCTGACGCACAAGGCGACCGATCGGGCGATCTTCGCGCGCGGCGCAGTGAAGGCCGCACTTTGGGCCAGCCGTCAGCAGCCGGGGCTCTATTCGATGATCGACGTGCTGGGGCTCAAGAGCCACAATTGA
- a CDS encoding SlyX family protein: MSADLENRLTALEELAAHQAKTIEDLSDELARQYQVTNRLTRQVEAIAQRFLSLEEQSHGPVPVTKPPHY, translated from the coding sequence ATGAGCGCCGATCTTGAAAACCGCCTGACCGCGCTGGAAGAACTCGCCGCGCACCAGGCGAAGACGATCGAGGATTTGTCGGATGAACTCGCCAGGCAGTACCAGGTCACCAACCGGCTGACGCGCCAGGTCGAGGCGATCGCCCAGCGTTTTCTATCGCTCGAAGAGCAGAGCCATGGCCCCGTGCCCGTGACCAAGCCGCCGCACTACTGA
- a CDS encoding acyl-CoA thioesterase, producing the protein MQRAEPRRREDYRLFRPLQTRWADNDAYGHMNNVVHYALFDTAINGWLIEKGLLDIHRGKVVGLVVETGCNYFSEMAFPDRVTAGIAVTRIGTSSVTYRIGLFRGDDVIEAAQGRFTHVYVDRESRRPQPLDARWRTILEEISL; encoded by the coding sequence ATGCAGAGAGCCGAACCGCGGCGGCGCGAGGACTACCGCCTTTTCCGACCGTTGCAGACAAGATGGGCCGACAATGATGCCTATGGGCACATGAACAATGTCGTGCATTACGCGCTCTTCGACACGGCCATCAACGGCTGGCTCATCGAAAAGGGCCTCCTCGATATTCATCGTGGCAAAGTTGTCGGCCTGGTTGTCGAGACAGGCTGCAACTATTTCAGCGAGATGGCTTTTCCCGATCGCGTGACGGCCGGCATCGCCGTCACGCGCATCGGCACGTCGTCCGTCACCTACCGCATCGGCCTCTTTCGCGGCGATGATGTCATCGAGGCGGCACAGGGCCGGTTTACCCATGTCTATGTGGATCGCGAAAGCCGCAGACCGCAGCCGCTCGATGCGCGCTGGCGGACCATCCTTGAGGAGATTTCGCTATGA
- a CDS encoding ABC transporter ATP-binding protein — MNETAIELIGINKRFGLVHANKDISLKVRKGTIHGIIGENGAGKSTLMSILYGFYEADSGEILVDGTKRKISNPNEAIAAGIGMVHQHFMLVDNFTVLENIMLGAEDSAILNKGIARARAELKRLERDYALEVDPDAVIEELPVGLQQRVEILKALYRGAEILILDEPTGVLTPPEADHLFRILGQLKDQGKTIIFITHKLREIMAITDEVSVMRQGELVGTRQTAETSVEELASLMVGRRVLLRVEKGPANPGEVKLSVRNLTVKDSRGVTVVDNVSLDVGAGEIVGIAGVAGNGQSQLLETIAGIRTASGGEVYLNGKPVDISGKADPAELRRRGLAHVPEDRHHMGLILEFEEAESAILGYHDQPDYLNGVFLNVDAIRKDAEAKIKAYDIRPANARLKTANFSGGNQQKVVLAREIEQDPDVLIIGQPTRGVDVGAIEFIHKRIIEMRDAGKAVLLVSVELDEIRALSDRILVMFAGRIVGERDGEAGEDDLGLLMAGIEEDREAAE; from the coding sequence ATGAACGAAACAGCGATCGAACTTATCGGCATCAACAAGCGCTTCGGGCTTGTGCATGCCAACAAGGACATCAGCCTGAAGGTCCGCAAGGGCACCATTCACGGCATCATCGGCGAGAACGGCGCAGGCAAGTCGACGCTGATGTCGATCCTCTACGGCTTCTACGAGGCCGATAGCGGCGAGATTCTCGTCGACGGCACCAAGCGCAAGATCAGCAACCCGAATGAGGCGATCGCCGCCGGCATCGGCATGGTGCACCAGCACTTCATGCTGGTCGACAATTTCACGGTGCTCGAGAACATCATGCTCGGCGCCGAAGACAGCGCGATCCTGAACAAGGGCATTGCGCGGGCCCGCGCCGAACTGAAGCGGCTGGAGCGCGACTATGCGCTGGAAGTCGACCCAGACGCGGTGATCGAGGAACTGCCGGTCGGTCTGCAGCAGCGCGTGGAAATCCTGAAGGCGCTCTATCGCGGGGCGGAAATCCTCATCCTCGACGAGCCTACCGGCGTGCTGACGCCGCCGGAAGCCGACCATCTCTTCCGCATCCTCGGCCAGCTCAAGGACCAGGGAAAGACGATCATCTTCATCACGCACAAGCTGCGCGAGATCATGGCGATCACCGACGAGGTGTCCGTCATGCGCCAGGGCGAGCTGGTCGGCACAAGGCAGACGGCAGAAACTTCGGTGGAAGAACTGGCGAGCCTGATGGTCGGCCGCCGCGTTCTGCTGCGCGTGGAAAAAGGCCCCGCCAATCCGGGCGAAGTGAAGCTTTCGGTGCGCAATCTCACGGTCAAGGATTCGCGCGGCGTGACGGTGGTCGACAATGTGTCGCTCGACGTGGGCGCCGGCGAGATTGTCGGGATCGCGGGCGTTGCCGGCAACGGCCAGTCGCAGCTGCTGGAAACGATCGCCGGCATCCGCACGGCATCCGGCGGCGAGGTCTATCTCAACGGCAAGCCGGTCGACATCTCGGGCAAGGCGGACCCTGCGGAACTGCGCCGCCGCGGCCTTGCCCATGTGCCGGAAGACCGGCACCACATGGGCCTGATCCTGGAATTCGAGGAGGCGGAAAGCGCCATCCTCGGCTACCACGACCAGCCCGACTATCTGAACGGGGTATTCCTCAACGTCGACGCGATCCGCAAGGATGCAGAGGCGAAGATCAAGGCCTATGACATCCGCCCGGCTAATGCCCGGCTGAAGACGGCCAATTTCTCCGGCGGAAACCAGCAGAAGGTGGTGCTCGCGCGCGAAATCGAGCAGGACCCGGATGTGCTCATCATCGGCCAGCCGACCCGCGGCGTCGATGTCGGCGCCATCGAATTCATTCACAAGCGCATCATCGAGATGCGCGATGCCGGCAAGGCCGTTCTCCTCGTCTCCGTCGAGCTCGACGAAATCCGGGCGCTCTCGGACCGCATCCTCGTGATGTTCGCCGGCCGCATCGTGGGCGAGCGCGACGGCGAAGCGGGCGAAGACGATCTCGGCCTGCTGATGGCGGGCATCGAGGAAGACCGGGAGGCGGCGGAGTAG
- a CDS encoding ABC transporter permease, which translates to MATPYAKLPGWVEYVLIPLINLIVAFAVAGLVVLLVGESPIRAATLLVDGAFGYGEGIGYTLYYATTFIFTGLAVAVAFHCKLFNIGGEGQAYIGGIGVALACLTFDTILPWYLTFIVATIGAALFGAAWAFIPAYLRAKRGSHIVITTIMFNFIASSVMIYLLVEVMKPAGTMSPQTRTFGEGGQLPQLDWLMAIFGLDIGGAPFNVSFLLALAAAVFVWVLIWRTKLGYEIRTMGFSEKAARYAGIKDSRIIIIAMLISGALAGMMALNPIMGEQGRMQLDFVAGAGFVGIAVALMGRSHPAGIIPAAILFGMLYQGGAEISFEMPEISRDMIVIIQGLVILFAGALENTFRPAISRFFGARAAKTKPVSVGSAG; encoded by the coding sequence ATGGCCACCCCATATGCAAAGCTTCCGGGATGGGTGGAATATGTCCTCATCCCGCTCATCAATCTGATCGTCGCCTTCGCGGTCGCAGGTCTCGTCGTGCTTCTGGTCGGCGAAAGCCCGATCCGGGCGGCGACGCTCCTCGTCGATGGCGCCTTCGGCTACGGTGAAGGCATCGGCTACACGCTCTATTACGCGACGACCTTCATCTTCACCGGGCTGGCAGTCGCGGTCGCATTTCACTGCAAGCTCTTCAACATCGGCGGCGAAGGCCAGGCCTATATCGGCGGCATCGGCGTGGCGCTCGCCTGCCTGACCTTCGACACGATCCTGCCCTGGTACCTGACCTTCATCGTGGCGACGATCGGCGCGGCGCTGTTTGGTGCGGCATGGGCGTTCATTCCTGCCTATCTGCGCGCCAAGCGCGGCAGCCACATCGTCATCACCACGATCATGTTCAACTTCATCGCGTCGAGCGTGATGATCTATCTCCTCGTCGAGGTGATGAAGCCGGCCGGCACCATGTCGCCGCAAACGCGCACCTTCGGCGAGGGCGGGCAGCTGCCGCAGCTCGACTGGCTGATGGCGATCTTCGGGCTCGATATCGGCGGCGCGCCGTTCAACGTGTCGTTTCTTCTGGCGCTCGCCGCGGCCGTCTTCGTCTGGGTGCTGATCTGGCGCACGAAGCTCGGCTATGAAATCCGCACCATGGGATTCTCGGAAAAGGCCGCGCGCTACGCCGGCATCAAGGACAGCCGGATCATCATCATCGCCATGCTGATCTCCGGCGCGCTTGCCGGCATGATGGCGCTGAACCCGATCATGGGCGAGCAGGGCCGCATGCAGCTCGATTTCGTCGCGGGCGCCGGCTTCGTCGGCATCGCGGTGGCGCTGATGGGCCGTTCGCACCCGGCCGGCATCATCCCGGCGGCGATCCTCTTCGGCATGCTCTACCAGGGCGGCGCCGAGATCTCGTTCGAAATGCCGGAAATCTCGCGCGACATGATCGTCATCATCCAGGGCCTCGTGATCCTCTTCGCCGGCGCATTGGAAAACACCTTCCGGCCGGCCATTTCGCGCTTCTTCGGCGCCAGGGCGGCCAAGACGAAGCCTGTAAGCGTGGGGAGTGCCGGCTGA
- a CDS encoding ABC transporter permease gives MDIVVLTIESTIRLSVPLLLAALAGLFSERSGIFDIGLEGKMLGAAFAGGAAAAVFSSALMGLLAALVVSVALSLVHGYASITQRGNQIVSGVAINFIAMGTTVILGQAWFAQGGRTPALSGDARFTTIDLPFAEALADVPVIGTIYSDILSGHFWLTYFAFAMVPFAWWVLYRTRFGLRLRAVGENPGAVDTAGISVTWLRYRAVICCGILCGFAGAYLSMALTAGFVKNMTAGKGYIALAALIFAKWRPVPIMYACLLFGFLDAMGIRMQGQPLPIIGPVPVQFIQALPYILTVILLAGFIGKAEPPKAGGVPYVKER, from the coding sequence ATGGATATTGTCGTTCTCACCATCGAATCCACCATCCGGCTGTCGGTGCCGCTGCTGCTTGCGGCGCTCGCCGGCCTGTTTTCGGAACGGTCGGGCATTTTCGACATCGGGCTTGAAGGCAAGATGCTCGGCGCGGCCTTTGCGGGCGGCGCCGCGGCGGCGGTTTTCTCCTCCGCACTGATGGGGCTTTTGGCGGCGCTCGTCGTTTCAGTCGCGCTGTCGCTCGTGCACGGCTACGCCTCGATCACGCAGCGCGGCAACCAGATCGTTTCGGGTGTCGCCATCAACTTCATCGCCATGGGCACGACGGTTATCCTCGGTCAGGCGTGGTTCGCGCAGGGCGGCCGCACGCCGGCGCTTTCGGGCGATGCACGCTTCACCACGATCGACCTGCCGTTTGCCGAAGCGCTTGCCGACGTGCCTGTGATCGGCACGATCTATTCCGACATCCTGTCGGGGCATTTCTGGCTGACCTATTTCGCCTTTGCCATGGTGCCGTTTGCCTGGTGGGTGCTCTACCGCACGCGCTTCGGCTTGCGGCTCCGGGCCGTCGGCGAAAACCCGGGCGCGGTCGACACGGCGGGCATCTCGGTGACCTGGCTGCGCTACCGGGCCGTGATCTGCTGCGGCATTCTCTGCGGCTTTGCTGGTGCCTATCTCTCCATGGCGCTGACGGCCGGCTTCGTGAAGAACATGACGGCCGGCAAGGGCTATATCGCGCTCGCCGCCCTGATCTTCGCCAAGTGGCGGCCAGTGCCGATCATGTATGCCTGCCTGCTCTTCGGCTTCCTCGACGCCATGGGCATCCGCATGCAGGGCCAGCCGCTGCCGATTATCGGACCGGTGCCGGTGCAGTTCATCCAGGCCCTGCCCTACATCTTGACGGTGATCCTGCTTGCGGGCTTCATCGGCAAGGCCGAGCCGCCGAAGGCCGGCGGCGTCCCTTACGTGAAAGAAAGATAG
- a CDS encoding cytidine deaminase has product MAEDLFLAARDAMARAHAPYSKFPVGAAIRATDGKIYAGANIEVISYPEGWCAETTAIGHMVMAGAGKIAEVAVIAEKMAKCTPCGGCRQRLAEFGTPATKVYLCDDTGVVETVTLADLLPMAFETEVLK; this is encoded by the coding sequence ATGGCTGAGGATCTGTTCCTGGCGGCCCGCGATGCCATGGCGCGGGCGCATGCTCCCTATTCGAAGTTTCCCGTCGGCGCAGCGATCCGCGCTACGGACGGCAAGATCTACGCCGGGGCGAACATCGAGGTGATCTCGTATCCCGAGGGCTGGTGCGCCGAAACGACGGCGATCGGCCACATGGTGATGGCCGGTGCCGGCAAGATCGCCGAGGTCGCCGTGATTGCGGAAAAGATGGCCAAGTGCACGCCCTGTGGCGGCTGCCGCCAGCGGCTTGCGGAATTCGGCACGCCGGCGACGAAGGTCTATCTCTGCGACGATACCGGCGTGGTGGAGACGGTGACGCTCGCCGATCTTCTGCCGATGGCGTTCGAGACCGAGGTCCTGAAGTGA
- a CDS encoding purine-nucleoside phosphorylase — translation MRYAAEILNEKLGGLKPKVAIVLGSGLGGLVDALEGAVSVPYEALPGFPRGGVSGHAGRLVGGKLSGTPVLMLAGRVHYYEKGDADAMRPALEALKALGITTLILTNAAGSVREDMPPGSVMRISDHINYSGLNPLIGEESDARFVGMTSAYDAELGAAMQAAAESVGVTLHEGVYMWFSGPSFETPAEIRMARILGADAVGMSTVPEVILARFLGLKVAAASVITNLGAGMTGGELSHQETKDMAPIGGERLGRVLSELLRKEN, via the coding sequence GTGAGATACGCGGCCGAAATCCTCAATGAGAAGCTCGGCGGACTGAAGCCGAAGGTCGCGATCGTGCTCGGCTCTGGGCTCGGCGGCCTCGTCGATGCGCTGGAAGGCGCGGTGTCGGTGCCCTATGAGGCACTTCCCGGTTTTCCGCGCGGGGGCGTTTCGGGCCATGCCGGCCGGCTCGTCGGCGGCAAATTGTCCGGCACGCCGGTGCTCATGCTGGCTGGACGGGTCCACTATTACGAAAAGGGCGACGCCGACGCGATGCGGCCGGCGTTGGAAGCGCTGAAGGCGCTCGGCATTACGACGCTGATCCTGACCAATGCCGCCGGTTCGGTGCGCGAGGACATGCCGCCCGGCTCGGTGATGCGGATTTCCGACCACATCAATTATTCGGGCCTCAACCCGCTGATCGGCGAGGAAAGCGATGCACGCTTCGTCGGCATGACGAGCGCCTATGACGCGGAACTCGGCGCGGCAATGCAGGCGGCGGCGGAAAGCGTCGGCGTGACGCTGCATGAGGGCGTCTACATGTGGTTTTCGGGCCCGAGCTTCGAGACGCCGGCGGAAATCCGCATGGCGCGCATCCTCGGGGCGGACGCCGTCGGCATGTCGACCGTGCCCGAAGTAATTCTCGCGCGCTTCCTTGGATTGAAGGTGGCGGCGGCGTCCGTCATCACCAATCTCGGGGCCGGCATGACCGGTGGCGAACTCAGCCACCAGGAAACCAAGGACATGGCGCCGATCGGGGGCGAACGCCTCGGCCGGGTGCTGAGCGAACTGTTGCGGAAAGAGAACTGA